The DNA sequence CCTCGGCGCTGCACTTCGTCGGCGAGGCGACCTGGTCGGCGCTGTCCGGGCAGCCGGCGACGACCGAGGTCTGGACGTCCGTCCACGAGGTGCCCCACGTCCGCATCGGCCAGTCCGCCGACCTGGTCGTGATCGCCCCCGCCACCGCCGATCTGCTCGCCAAGGCCGCCCACGGCCTGGCGGACGACCTGCTCACCAATACGCTGCTCACCGCGCGATGTCCGGTGGTCTTCGCACCCGCGATGCACACCGAGATGTGGGAGCACCCCGCCACCCAGGAGAACGTGGCGACGCTGCGCCGCCGCGGCTCGATCGTCATCGAGCCCGCCGTGGGACGGCTCACCGGTGTGGACACCGGCAAGGGGCGGCTGCCGGACCCCGGGGAAATCTTCGAGGTCTGCCGGCGGGTGCTGGCCCGCGGCGCCGAAGCGGCCACCCCCGACCTGGCCGGCCGCCATGTCGTGGTGAGCGCCGGCGGCACCCGTGAGCCGCTGGACCCGGTGCGCTTCCTCGGCAACCGCTCCACCGGCCGGCAGGGGTACGCCCTGGCCCGTGCCGCCGTCGCCCGGGGCGCGCGGGTGACGCTCGTCTCGGCCAACAGCGAGCTGCCGGATCCGGCCGGTGCCGACGTGGTGCGCGCGGGCACCGCGGCACAGCTGCGGGAGGCCGTGCTCAAGGCCGCCGCGGACGCCGACGCCGTGGTGATGGCCGCCGCCGTCGCCGACTTCCGCCCCGCGCACTACGCCGAGGGGAAGATCAAGAAGCGTGACGGCGTGGAGCCGGAGCCGATCGCCCTGGTGCGCAATCCGGACATCCTCGCGGAGATCTCCGCGGAGCGCGCCCGCCCCGGCCAGATCGTCGTCGGGTTCGCCGCCGAGACCGACGACGTGCTCGCCAACGGCCGCGCCAAGCTCGCCCGCAAGGGGTGCGATCTGCTGGTGGTGAACGAGGTCGGGGAGCACAAGACCTTCGGCGCCGAGACCAACGAGGCCGTGGTGCTCGCCGCCGACGGCACCGAGACGGCCGTGCCGCACGGCCCCAAGGGCGCGCTCGCCGACACCGTCTGGGACCTGGTGGTCCGCCGCCTGGGATGAGCCCGGCCCCGCGGCCGCCGTGCGGCCGATCGGGCTCATGACACGTCCGCATCCCGGAGGCGTGGCTGTATTTCCGCTTGAGGCAGGGTATCTTCCCGGACACGGCCTGCCCGTTCTGTGGGACGGGGATGCTTGACCGGTGGACGTGCCGGATAAACTGGCCCAGGAACCGCGCCGGGCGCAGCCCCCGAGCGGTCCCGACCATGATCAGCCAGCAGCCGCTGCAACCCCAGGGAGCGATGTGTCCCGCCGCCTGTTCACCTCGGAATCCGTGACCGAGGGCCACCCCGACAAGATCGCCGACCAGATCAGCGACACCATCCTCGACGCCCTGCTCAAGGAGGACCCGACCTCCCGGGTCGCCGTCGAGACCTTGATCACCACCGGCCTGGTGCACGTGGCCGGGGAGGTGACCACCAAGGCGTACGCCCCGATCGCGGCCCTCGTCCGGAACAAGATCCTCGAGATCGGCTACGACTCGTCGAAGAAGGGCTTCGACGGCGCCTCCTGTGGCGTCTCGGTGTCGATCGGCTCACAGTCCCCGGACATCGCGCAGGGTGTGGACTCCGCCTATGAGCTGCGGGTCGAGGGCGACGAGGACGAGCTGGACAAGCAGGGCGCGGGCGACCAGGGCCTGATGTTCGGGTACGCATGCGACGAGACGCCCGAGCTGATGCCGCTGCCGATCAACCTGGCGCACCGGCTCTCCCGCCGGCTGTCCGAGGTCCGCAAGAACGGGACCATCCCCTACCTGCGCCCCGACGGCAAGACCCAGGTCACCATCGAGTACGACGGCCACAAGGCGGTCCGCCTGGACACCGTCGTGGTCTCCTCGCAGCACGCCTCCGACATCGACCTGGACTCGCTGCTGGCCCCCGACATCCGGGAGTTCGTGGTCGAGCACGTGCTGAACGAGCTGGTCGAGGACGGCATCAAGCTGGAGACCGAGGGCTACCGCCTGCTGGTCAACCCCACCGGACGGTTCGAGATCGGCGGCCCGATGGGTGACGCCGGCCTCACCGGCCGCAAGATCATCATCGACACCTACGGCGGCATGGCCCGCCATGGCGGCGGCGCCTTCTCCGGCAAGGACCCCTCCAAGGTCGACCGCTCCGCCGCCTACGCCATGCGCTGGGTCGCCAAGAACGTGGTGGCCGCCGGACTCGCCCAGCGCTGCGAGGTGCAGGTCGCGTACGCCATCGGCAAGGCCGAGCCGGTCGGCCTCTTCGTCGAGACCTTCGGCACCGCCGCGGTCGACGCCGAGAAGATCGAGAAGGCCATCTCCGAGGTCTTCGACCTTCGCCCGGCCGCGATCATCCGCGACCTCGACCTGCTGCGCCCGATCTACGCCCAGACCGCGGCGTACGGCCACTTCGGCCGTGAGCTCCCCGACTTCACTTGGGAGCGCACCGACCGCGTCGACGCCCTCCGCGCCGCGGCGGGCCTGTAGGACCCGACCCCCGGGGCCGGCAGGGCCCCGGGACGGTCACGGCTTCGGCGAAGGCCCGGACGCCCCCGCGGCGTCCGGGCCTTCGCGTTCTCCCTGCCCGTGCGTGGCCGGCCCTGTCCGCGCGGGTCCGTCCCTGTCCGTGCGGTCTGCTAAGACTTGATCTGTGAGCAGGGACAACGAGCGGCCGAAGGACCCGGCGCAGCCGTCGGGAGGCGAGCAGCTCGCGCTCATCCGGGAGACCGTGCGCAAGGCCAAAGTGCCCCGGGCCAAGCCGCGGACCTGGCGCGGGGCCGCGCTGGCCGGCGAGCTGCCGGTGGCGCGGGTGCTCGTCGACAAGGGCCCGGTCCACCTCGACAAGCTGTGGGACTACGCGGTGCCGGCCGAGATGGACGCCGAGGCCCGGCCCGGAGTGCGGGTGCGGGTGCGGTTCGGGGCCGGCACGGGGAAGGTGCGCGAGGGGCGGCGCGAGGGCGGCGGACTGCTCGACGGCTACCTCATCGAGCGCGTCGCCGAGTCCGAGTACCGGGGCCCGCTGGCCGCGCTCGCGCAGGTGGTCTCCCCGGAGCCGGTGGTGGGGCCGGGGCTGCTGGCGCTGTGCCGGGCGGTCGCCGACCGGTACGCCGGATCGCTCGCCGATGTGCTCCAGCTGGCCCTGCCCAAGCGCAACGCCCGCGCCGAAGGTGAGCCGTCACCGCCGCCGCTGCCCCCGCCGGGACCGCCCGCGCCCGGCAGCTGGGACCGCTATCCGGCCGGGCCCGGGTTCCTGGAGGCGCTGGCCCGCGGTGACCGGCCGCGCGCCGTATGGACCGCGCTGCCCGGACCGCACTGGCCCCGGGAGTGGGCCACCGCCGTAGCCGCCACGCTCGCCTCCGGCCGCGGGGCGCTCGTCGTCGTCCCCGACGGGCGGACCGCCGCGCGGGTGGACGCGGCGCTCGCGGAGGCGCTCGGCGGTCCGGGGCGGCATGTGCTGCTCACCGCCGACCTCGGGCCCGAGGAGCGCTACCGCCGCTGGCTGGCGGTCAGCCGGGGCTCGGTCCGGGCGGTGGTGGGCACCCGGGCGGCGATGTTCGCACCCGTCCGGGACCTGGGGCTGGTGGGGATCTGGGACGACGGGGACCGCAGCCACAGCGACGACCGGCTGCCCCAGCCGCACGCCCGCGATGTGCTGCTGCTGCGCGCCGTCCATGAGCGGACGGGCTTTCTGCTGGGCGATCTCGGCCGTACCGTCGAGGCCGCCCAGCTGGTGGAGAACGGCTGGGCCCGGCCGCTGGAGGCCGGGCGTGAGCAGGTCCGGGCGGCCGCCCCGCTGATCCGTACGGTCGACGAGGGCGAGGTGGCCCGCGACGCGGAGGCCCGCGCCGCCCGGCTGCCCACGCTCGCCTGGCAGACCGTACGGGAGGCGCTGACCCGGGGCCCGGTGCTGGTGCAGGTGCCGCGCCGGGGCTATGTGCCGAGGCTGGCCTGTGAGCGCTGCCGGGAGCCCGCGCGCTGTGCGCACTGCTCGGGTCCGCTGGAGGCGCGGGACGCGGACCATCTAGTGTGCGGATGGTGCGGGCGGGCCGAGTCCTCCTGGCACTGCCCCGCATGCGGGGGCGTACGGCTGCGGGCGTCCGTCGTGGGCGCCCGGCGCACCGCCGAGGAGCTGGGCCGGGCCTTCCCGGCCGTCCCCGTCCGCACCTCCGGCCGGGACCATGTGCTGACCTCGGTGCCGGACCGCCCCGCGCTCGTCGTCAGCACACCGGGCGCCGAGCCCGTGGCGGAGGGGGGCTACGCCGCGGCGCTGCTGCTCGACGGCTGGGCCCTGCTCGGCCGCCCCGATCTGCGCGCCGGTGAGGACGCGCTGCACCACTGGCTGGAGGCGGCGTCGCTGGTCCGCGGCCACGGCGCGGGGGGCGGGGACGGCGAGAGCGATCGGGGCGGCACCGTGGTGATCATGGCCGAGCCGACGCTGCGGCCCGTCCAGGCGCTGGTTCGCTGGGACCCGGCCGGATACGCGGCGCGTGAGCTGGCCGAGCGGTCCCAGCTGGGCTTTCCGCCCATCTCACGGATGGCGGCGGTGACCGGCCCCGCGGAGGCGGTGGAAGAGCTGATCGCCTCGGCCGGACTGCCCGGGGAGGCCGAGAAGCTGGGTCCCGTGCCGCTGCCCCCGGCGCCCCCCGGCCGCCCGCGCCGCCCCGGGGACCCGCCGCCGGGCGAGGTCTGGGAGCGTGCGCTGCTCCGGGTGCCCCCCGGCCAGGGCAGCGCCCTCGCGGCGGCCCTCAAGGAGGCGAAGGCCCGCCGCCTGGCCCGGGGGGTGAAGGACCCCGCGGTGCGGATCGACCCTCTGGACATCGGCTGAGCCGGTCCTTGCCCAGTCCGCGGACGGCACCTCCCGGCGGTGGCCGGGACTGACCCGGCGTCAGCCGTGGCGGGGGCCGGGGAAGGGGCTGGAGCTGGGCCGGGGGTCCTCGCGGAGGTGCGGCGTCGACTGCGGCGGGACCGTGCGCGCGGCGGGCACCGAGGGGACGGCGGCGGACTCGGCGGGGCGGCCGGTGGACGGCTCGCCGCCCTCGGACGCGTTCTTCGCGGCGGCCCGGCGGGCGCCGTAACGGCGGTGCACCGCCTGCTTGGTGACGCCGAGTGCCGAGCCCACCGCGTCCCAGGAGAAGCCGAGCGAGCGGTCGAAGTCGACCGCCGCCGTGACCAGTGTCTCGACGCTGTCCCGCAGCTCCTGGGCGAGCCGCACGGTGGGGGCCGGGGCGCGTCCGTAGACCACGAAGCCGGCGGACGGGCCGGTGCGCCGGGGGCGGTAGACATTGCCGAGCTGGGCGGTGAGCGTGCGCAGCGCGTCCACCTGCCGGCGGACCCGCTCGATGTCCCGGACCAGGAGGTGCAGGCTGGCCCGTGCCTGGGCGTCATGAGTTGCGTGGTCGGCCATGTACAAGCCTCTCGAACCGGCGTTGACGGGGGATGGGGTGGATGAGGGATGCGGTGCTGGACGGGGAAGAGGGACGGACGGCGGGAAACGCGTCGGGCCGCTCGGCGGCGGCCCGACGCGGGTCAATCTGCCTTGACCAACGCGGCACCCGCCCGTCGGTCACGGTCCGGGGGCGTGCGGGAGTCCGCCCGTACGCCCCCTCGCCTCGGCGGACCATAGACTTCAGACGCTGTTCCCGAGTGCCCGACGTTCGTGTCGTATCCGCTGTGTGAGAGGTAGTTCGCCACCCATGAGGCTCGTCTTCGCCGGTACCCCCGAGGTCGCCCTGCCCGCTCTGGACGCGCTGATCGCGTCGGAGAAGCACGAGGTGGTGGCCGTGGTGACCCGTCCCGACGCGCCAGCCGGACGCGGTCGCCGGATGGTGGCCGGCCCGGTCGCCGAGCGGGCCGAGGAGGCGGGCATCGAGGTGCTCAAGCCCGCCAGGCCGCGCGACCCGGAATTCCTCGCCCGGCTCGGCGAGATCGCGCCGGACTGCTGCCCGGTGGTGGCCTACGGCGCGCTGCTGCCCAAGGCCGCGCTGGACATCCCGGCGCACGGCTGGGTCAATCTGCACTTCTCGCTGCTCCCCGCGTGGCGGGGCGCGGCCCCCGTGCAGCACGCCGTGCTCGCGGGCGACGAGATGACCGGCGCCTCGACGTTCCAGATCGAGGAGGGGCTGGACTCCGGGCCGGTGTTCGGGGTGGTGACGGAGGAGGTGCGGGCCACCGACACCAGCGGCGATCTGCTGACCCGGCTCGCCCTCGCCGGTGCGGGGCTGCTCGCGGCGACGATGGACGGCATCGAGGACGGCACCCTGCGCCCGGTGCCGCAGCCGGCCGAGGGCGTCTCGCTCGCCCCGAAGATCACCGTCGAGGACGCGCGGATCGACTGGACGGCGCCCGCCCTGCGCGTCGACCGGCTGGTGCGGGCGTGCACGCCCGCACCGGGGGCGTGGACCACCTTCCGGGGGGAGCGGCTGAAGGTCGTCTCGGCGCGGCCGGTGGCGGACCGTACGGACCTGGAGCCCGGCCGTCTGGCCGCGACCAAGAAGGCGGTGTACGTGGGCACGGGCAGCCATGCCGTGGAGCTGACCTGGGTGCGTCCGCAGGGCAAGAAGCCGATGCTCGCGGCGGACTGGGCGCGCGGGGTGCGGATCGCGGAGGGCGAGCGGCTCGGCGCCTGACCGGGGGCGGGAGGTGGGCGCGCCGGGGCGGTGGGAGTTGACCTCAACCTAAGTTGAAGTCTTACGTTCCTCACGAGACCTCGGAGGTACGTGATGGACATGCAGGCCACCGCCTGGCAATCCCTTTACCGGACGGCCAATGCCGCAGACGACCGGCGGCCCTTCTCCCGCGAGACACTGCGCCGCATCGGCGCCTTCGCCCGTCCGCACCGCCGCCCGCTGCTGCTGTTCCTGGTGCTGAGCACGGTCACGGCGGTGCTCGCGGTGGCTACACCGCTGCTGGCCGGCCGGGTGGTGGACGCGATCGTCCACCGTTCGGGACAGCAGACGGTCCTCGGGCTGGCCGGGCTCATCGCCGCGATCGCCGTGGCCGAGGCGGCCCTGGGGCTGCTGACCCGCTGGCTGTCGGCGAACATCGGCGAGGGGCTGATCCTCGATCTGCGCACCGCCGTCTTCGACCACGTCCAGCGGATGCCGGTGGCGTTCTTCACCCGGACCCGCACCGGTGCGCTGGTCAGCCGGCTCAACAACGACGTGATCGGCGCGCAGCGGGCGTTCAGCGACACCCTCTCCGGGGTGGTCGGCAATGTCGTGACGCTGCTGCTCACCCTGGTCGTGATGGTCGGGATCTCCTGGCAGATCACCCTGCTGACGCTGCTGCTCCTGCCGCTCTTCCTGCTGCCCGCCCGCCGGGTGGGCGGGCGGCTGGCGAAGCTGCGGCGCGAGGCGGCCGCGCACAACGCGGCGATGGGCACCCAGATGACCGAGCGCTTCTCCGCGCCCGGGGCGACGCTGGTCAAGCTGTTCGGCCGGCCCGCCGAGGAGTCCGCCGCATTCGCCGTACGGGCCCGGCGGGTGCGGGACATCGGGGTGCGCACCGCGATGGTCCAGGTCTCCTTCGTGACCGCCCTGACCCTGGTCTCCGCCCTGGCCCTCGCCCTGGTCTACGGCCTCGGCGGCTGGTTCGCGCTGCACGGGCGGCTCGACCCCGGCGCCGTCGTCTCGCTCGCGCTGCTGCTCACCCGGCTCTACGCGCCGCTGACCGCGCTGGCCGGGGCGCGGGTGGAGGTCATGAGCGCGCTGGTCAGCTTCGAGCGGGTCTTCGAGGTGCTCGACCTTCAGCCGCTGATCACCGAGAAGCCGGACGCCCGGGAGGTCCCGGAGGGGCCGGTGTCGGTCGAGTTCGACCGCGTCGACTTCGGCTACCCGGCCGCGGACAAGGTCTCCCTCGCCTCTCTGGAGGAGGTGGCCACCCTGGACACCCGCGGTGGCGTCCAGGTCCTGCACCAGGTGTCCTTCCGCGCCGAACCGGGCCAGATGGTCGCGCTGGTGGGCTCCTCCGGCGCCGGGAAGTCGACCATCGCGCAGCTGCTGCCGAGGCTCTACGACGCCGACGCCGGCGCCGTACGGATCTCCGGGGTGGACGTCCGCGACCTGACCGCCGGCTCGCTCCGCGCCACCCTCGGCCTGGTCACCCAGGACGGCCATCTCTTCCATGACTCGATCCGCGCCAATCTGCTGCTGGCCCGGCCCGAGGCCACCGACGAGGAGCTGTGGGAGGTGCTGCGCCGGGCCCGGCTGGAGGGACTGATCGCGGCCCTGCCGGACGGTCTCGACACCGTCGTGGGCGAACGCGGCTACCGGCTCTCCGGCGGTGAGCGCCAGCGGCTGACCATCGCCCGGCTGCTGCTGGCCCGCCCCCGTGTGGTGATCCTCGACGAGGCCACCGCGCATCTGGACGCCACCTCGGAGGCCGCCGTGCAGGAGGCGCTCGCCGAGGCACTGGAGGGGCGCACCGCGGTGGTGATCGCCCACCGGCTGTCCACGATCCGGGCCGCGGATCTCATCCTCGTCGTGGAGGACGGCCGGATCGTGGAGCGCGGTACGCACACCGCGTTGCTGGCCGCCGGCGGTCGCTACGAGGAGCTGTACCGCACCCAGTTCGAGCAGCCGGCGGCCAAGGACGCGTTGGCCGTGGACGGGAGGACCGTGGACGGGACGGCCGTGCCCGGCGGCCCCACGACCGCCGAGGCCCCGGCGACGTAGGCTGGTCCCTTCAGCCCGATCCGTCCCCCGGAGCACATTTCCCGTGACCGACCAGCCCCGTCGTCGCCGCCCCCACGCCCCGAACCGGCCAGGCAAGCCCTACCGCCGTCCGCAGAAGGACCCCGTGCGGATCCTCGCCTTCGAGGCGCTGCGGGCGGTCGACGAACGGGACGCGTACGCCAACCTCGTGCTCCCGCCCCTGCTGCGCAAGGCGCGGGAGAGCGCGGAGGCCGGCCACGGGCCGCGGTTCGACACCCGGGACGCGGCGCTCGCCACCGAGCTGGTCTACGGCACGCTGCGCCACCAGGGCACCTATGACGCGATCATCGCCGAATGCGTGGACCGCCCGCTGCGCGAGGTGGATCCGCCGGTGCTCGATGTGCTGAGCCTCGGCGCCCACCAGCTGCTGGGCACCCGTATCCCCACGCACGCCGCCGTCTCCGCGAGCGTCGAGCTGGCCCGGGTGGTGCTCGGCGACGGGCGGGCCAAGTTCGTCAACGCCGTGCTGCGCCGGATCGCCGGCCATGACCTCGACGGCTGGCTGGAGCGGGTCGCCCCGCCCTACGACGAGGACCCCGAGGAGCATCTGGGCGTCCGCCACTCGCATCCGCGCTGGGTCGTCTCCGCCCTGTGGGACGCGCTCGGCGGCGGCAGCGCCGGTATGGAGGAGCTGCTGGCCGCCGACAACGAACGGCCCGAGGTCACCCTCGTCGCCCGGCCCGGCCGGGCCACGGCCGGGGAGCTGCTGGCCGCGGTGGGCGAGGGGGCCGCGGTGCCGGGCCGCTGGTCCCCGTACGCGGTGCGGCTCACCGAGGGCGGCGAGCCCGGGGCGCTGGAGGCGGTGCGCGAGGGGCGCGCCGGGGTGCAGGACGAGGGCAGCCAGCTGGTGGCCCTCGCACTGGCCAACGCCCCGCTGGAGGGGGCGGACCGGCGCTGGCTGGACGGCT is a window from the Streptomyces luomodiensis genome containing:
- the coaBC gene encoding bifunctional phosphopantothenoylcysteine decarboxylase/phosphopantothenate--cysteine ligase CoaBC, whose amino-acid sequence is MDKPRVVLGVSGGIAAYKACELLRRLTESGHAVRVVPTASALHFVGEATWSALSGQPATTEVWTSVHEVPHVRIGQSADLVVIAPATADLLAKAAHGLADDLLTNTLLTARCPVVFAPAMHTEMWEHPATQENVATLRRRGSIVIEPAVGRLTGVDTGKGRLPDPGEIFEVCRRVLARGAEAATPDLAGRHVVVSAGGTREPLDPVRFLGNRSTGRQGYALARAAVARGARVTLVSANSELPDPAGADVVRAGTAAQLREAVLKAAADADAVVMAAAVADFRPAHYAEGKIKKRDGVEPEPIALVRNPDILAEISAERARPGQIVVGFAAETDDVLANGRAKLARKGCDLLVVNEVGEHKTFGAETNEAVVLAADGTETAVPHGPKGALADTVWDLVVRRLG
- the metK gene encoding methionine adenosyltransferase codes for the protein MSRRLFTSESVTEGHPDKIADQISDTILDALLKEDPTSRVAVETLITTGLVHVAGEVTTKAYAPIAALVRNKILEIGYDSSKKGFDGASCGVSVSIGSQSPDIAQGVDSAYELRVEGDEDELDKQGAGDQGLMFGYACDETPELMPLPINLAHRLSRRLSEVRKNGTIPYLRPDGKTQVTIEYDGHKAVRLDTVVVSSQHASDIDLDSLLAPDIREFVVEHVLNELVEDGIKLETEGYRLLVNPTGRFEIGGPMGDAGLTGRKIIIDTYGGMARHGGGAFSGKDPSKVDRSAAYAMRWVAKNVVAAGLAQRCEVQVAYAIGKAEPVGLFVETFGTAAVDAEKIEKAISEVFDLRPAAIIRDLDLLRPIYAQTAAYGHFGRELPDFTWERTDRVDALRAAAGL
- a CDS encoding primosomal protein N', with amino-acid sequence MSRDNERPKDPAQPSGGEQLALIRETVRKAKVPRAKPRTWRGAALAGELPVARVLVDKGPVHLDKLWDYAVPAEMDAEARPGVRVRVRFGAGTGKVREGRREGGGLLDGYLIERVAESEYRGPLAALAQVVSPEPVVGPGLLALCRAVADRYAGSLADVLQLALPKRNARAEGEPSPPPLPPPGPPAPGSWDRYPAGPGFLEALARGDRPRAVWTALPGPHWPREWATAVAATLASGRGALVVVPDGRTAARVDAALAEALGGPGRHVLLTADLGPEERYRRWLAVSRGSVRAVVGTRAAMFAPVRDLGLVGIWDDGDRSHSDDRLPQPHARDVLLLRAVHERTGFLLGDLGRTVEAAQLVENGWARPLEAGREQVRAAAPLIRTVDEGEVARDAEARAARLPTLAWQTVREALTRGPVLVQVPRRGYVPRLACERCREPARCAHCSGPLEARDADHLVCGWCGRAESSWHCPACGGVRLRASVVGARRTAEELGRAFPAVPVRTSGRDHVLTSVPDRPALVVSTPGAEPVAEGGYAAALLLDGWALLGRPDLRAGEDALHHWLEAASLVRGHGAGGGDGESDRGGTVVIMAEPTLRPVQALVRWDPAGYAARELAERSQLGFPPISRMAAVTGPAEAVEELIASAGLPGEAEKLGPVPLPPAPPGRPRRPGDPPPGEVWERALLRVPPGQGSALAAALKEAKARRLARGVKDPAVRIDPLDIG
- the fmt gene encoding methionyl-tRNA formyltransferase, whose translation is MRLVFAGTPEVALPALDALIASEKHEVVAVVTRPDAPAGRGRRMVAGPVAERAEEAGIEVLKPARPRDPEFLARLGEIAPDCCPVVAYGALLPKAALDIPAHGWVNLHFSLLPAWRGAAPVQHAVLAGDEMTGASTFQIEEGLDSGPVFGVVTEEVRATDTSGDLLTRLALAGAGLLAATMDGIEDGTLRPVPQPAEGVSLAPKITVEDARIDWTAPALRVDRLVRACTPAPGAWTTFRGERLKVVSARPVADRTDLEPGRLAATKKAVYVGTGSHAVELTWVRPQGKKPMLAADWARGVRIAEGERLGA
- a CDS encoding ABC transporter ATP-binding protein — translated: MDMQATAWQSLYRTANAADDRRPFSRETLRRIGAFARPHRRPLLLFLVLSTVTAVLAVATPLLAGRVVDAIVHRSGQQTVLGLAGLIAAIAVAEAALGLLTRWLSANIGEGLILDLRTAVFDHVQRMPVAFFTRTRTGALVSRLNNDVIGAQRAFSDTLSGVVGNVVTLLLTLVVMVGISWQITLLTLLLLPLFLLPARRVGGRLAKLRREAAAHNAAMGTQMTERFSAPGATLVKLFGRPAEESAAFAVRARRVRDIGVRTAMVQVSFVTALTLVSALALALVYGLGGWFALHGRLDPGAVVSLALLLTRLYAPLTALAGARVEVMSALVSFERVFEVLDLQPLITEKPDAREVPEGPVSVEFDRVDFGYPAADKVSLASLEEVATLDTRGGVQVLHQVSFRAEPGQMVALVGSSGAGKSTIAQLLPRLYDADAGAVRISGVDVRDLTAGSLRATLGLVTQDGHLFHDSIRANLLLARPEATDEELWEVLRRARLEGLIAALPDGLDTVVGERGYRLSGGERQRLTIARLLLARPRVVILDEATAHLDATSEAAVQEALAEALEGRTAVVIAHRLSTIRAADLILVVEDGRIVERGTHTALLAAGGRYEELYRTQFEQPAAKDALAVDGRTVDGTAVPGGPTTAEAPAT
- a CDS encoding RsmB/NOP family class I SAM-dependent RNA methyltransferase encodes the protein MTDQPRRRRPHAPNRPGKPYRRPQKDPVRILAFEALRAVDERDAYANLVLPPLLRKARESAEAGHGPRFDTRDAALATELVYGTLRHQGTYDAIIAECVDRPLREVDPPVLDVLSLGAHQLLGTRIPTHAAVSASVELARVVLGDGRAKFVNAVLRRIAGHDLDGWLERVAPPYDEDPEEHLGVRHSHPRWVVSALWDALGGGSAGMEELLAADNERPEVTLVARPGRATAGELLAAVGEGAAVPGRWSPYAVRLTEGGEPGALEAVREGRAGVQDEGSQLVALALANAPLEGADRRWLDGCAGPGGKAALLAALAAERGAFLLAAEKQPHRARLVARALAGNPGPYQVIAADGTRPPWRPGGFDRVLVDVPCTGLGALRRRPEARWRRRPEDLDGFAPLQRGLLREALAAVRIGGVVGYATCSPHPAETRAVVEDVLKGRGGPPATAEWIDARPLLPGVPELGDGPDVQLWPHRHGTDAMYLALLRRTG